aaaaatctcattcaatcaGATGTTTCTGCACGCGCTCTTATTGGCCCCCATGTTGATACAGGCatagacaacgatctcttgcctttagtttttttttttttttttttttttttaatcaaagaaGGTGAAAAAATGCCTCCACCAAGcgaatttatttaaaaaaactaATGACATTCTTCCTGCAGTTTAAAACAGCAGAGTTAACAAGAAAAGAGGGTGGCTCAACCCACCAGACTTTAGACAAATGAACCACAGAAGTCCCTTTAGCCAGGATATGAGCTTCACTGTTACTAGAACGGGGAACAAACCTAAAATTAACACGTACTATCAAAATTATTACACAACCATAGAATATCCTGAATTAAAATGTTAGAAGCCCAATCTAGGGCAGTTGCAGAGCCATTAAGGCATGAGATAAGACCTAGCGAATCCGAGCAACAACAGAGATGTTGTAACAATAAACTTCTAACTAGCAGTAAGCCGTCCCTAAGAGCTTCAGCCTCCATTGAAGCAGCAGAAAAACTCAGCCTAATCTACATTTAGCAGCAACGAACTTCCCGCCTTTTGTACACACTTTCATTACCAACCACGCTGGTGCAGAAACTATATGATCGGTTAGTGTTGTTTCCCTTCTCGGACTTCAAATTTATAACAAGGTCAAAAGTCTGTACATCGGATGGGCATCGCACTTAATTAAGAGAACCTCCAATTACCACGAGTACCACAAAATTAGGAGAACCTCCAATTACCACAGCATCGCacttatttttaatttcatgttaaaaataaaatactattcttttttcttttgatgatcTCACCAACACCCCGCCACCACCACAATCTTCCTGGTCCCAACCTGCCATCATCACACCCACCCAAGAAAATATAGAAATCTAATGCAATAGAAATTTGAAATAGCGCAGTTGTTtcacttttgaaaataaaattgatttcacttttgaaaataaaattgatttCACTTTTACACTAGCACATGGTAATTTGATAGataataataatttcatgttaaaaataaaatattatctttctttttttttatgatctcACCAAACATcaataacccccccccccccccaccatcacaccctcccaaagaaatatagagaatctctattttaaaaattctattttagAAATTGAAACATCgaatggatttcttattcttgaaatattttagatTGATGCAACCTaaagaatttcaatttcttgaacaaaaatctatttgttgactatttcatgaaatcaatccgaaattgaaataaaCATCATACCAAATCTTACCCTAGTGAATAActaaagaaattgaaattgaacatcATCCCTATACAAATTTTGCAGGCTAGTCTATCTCCTTCCTTTAGGAGACTGTCTATGAGTCCTATATATTTACAAGATGGACAAAGCCCCATGCATATTCTTTATGCAAAAAAGAGCTATTCATCCTTCGAATCATCATCTTCAGTTAGAGCAGGTGTCTTGCAGATCGGGCAGACATTCTTCATAGACAACCATTTCTTGATACAATTCACATGATAATCATGGCTACAGTTATTCAATGTCCCAACCTCTTCCCTGTCCTTGTACCCTTCCTGTCAATTAGGAACCAAATTAACAATCCAAATATTTTCAAACTTAAGGATTAAAATGTTCCATAGTTGGAAACAAAGCATTCAGTTAAATCTTACCAGGCAGATCACACAAGttccttcctcctcctgtaTTTGATCTGAGGAACAATATATTGTCTCTGTCATACACTTTGAAATCGTATCTCCTGACAAGCCTGTGTTGACACTCCCAATCCTTTCTCCTAGAGCGACGAGTTCCTGCACCAAGCCAACAATTTTGACTTCTCAGACTGATTCAAAGCTAGCAAATATCAAGATAGAAAAAAGTGCAAGAAACAAGAGATTATAACAACCTCATAACTCATGTTGTCTACATCTAGCCTCATCTCCCTATGCTGATCAAACAGATTCCTGGAACCATAAAAGGCTGAGCGATCTATCATAAGACCCTGCCAAGGAACAATTAAAATTAAGAAACATTCTATGGTCCGTTTGGCATTCAGTGCTTGAAATAAGAACACTAGGTATGCTAAGATATAAgagtatttttttaaaacaaagttCTGATAATAGAGAACGAGGCTTGCAACCTGCTACGATCATTTACAAAGCTCTAGGCTCATAACTAATAAGAGGATGGgtattgggcaagagatcagAGCCACTTTAACGTTGTTTCCCATGAAAAGTGTGGAAATTTGTCCAAGAAAACAAGGCCATCATCACCTGAAAGAACAAACCCCATAGTGCTATCCGCTAGTCAAATATTCTTTAACCTCAATCGCAAATCTGTGTACTTGGTTCTTTCATGTAAAGTGCATCTCTTATATTTGGACCACAAGAGCAATCCAAGAAATACAAAAGCCCAAATGGTTCAATCTAGATCTCTAACGCCATACAACCAAATCAGATAGGACAAACTCCAGCATCCACCCCACAGAACTTTGGGCCACTAATTATTTGGACCACCCAACCAAATGGATAAGTAGGGGTTACAATCATCCAACCACATACACATTAGCCTAGATTTCCCCAAGGCTGGACCAATGAGCATTAGAACCCCTCCATGTATATGTGCTAGATCTACATGCTGGCAGGTCAACATACTAGTGGTATTCAATAGATTTACTGGAATTGTCACCAATGAAGTACAGAAGTAAGATTCcttgataaaaagaaaaatacaaaccTCGGATACCAATCTACCACGGGCACCTGCCTCATCAGAAAGTGATCGGAACCTTTCATAAGGTATCCTAGATCTTCCATTCCTGTCATTGCTACGCCACCCCACAGTAGATGATGACCTTAAATATCTCGAAGAATAAGTTTCAGATGCCAACTGCAGGACATCTTCTGAAGAATATGTGATGTGCCCCAAGCGTGGGTAGCTCAAAGAGGCCCTGTAAGCGGGTGTAGATGATGATTGGTAATAGCCACTGCGACCACTCCTCACAGCTTGAATTGGGTTACCATGAAGATTTTGTGGAGGAATAGCAGGATTTCTGCTCAAAATGCAATCATTCTGGTACCCACCAATCTCTACAGAACCATTACCATTGCAGACTCCCAAAAACTGGTTGGTCTCGTGACTCGAGCTAGTGGTATCTGCAATTCCAGAGAAATTTTCTTAGTAACAGTAGAAAAAAACTGATGCAATGAGGGCATATATCCACAAACCTAAAGCTGGAATTATTCCTCGAGCAGCAGGAGAAACGGAATTATGGCTCCATTCCTGAGTGGTTGCATTAACACCAAGACGAGCAAGATCCATCATGCCAGAATGATCGATTGGATAGCCAGATGAATGGGGATGGCGAGAAACACTGCTTGAT
The nucleotide sequence above comes from Telopea speciosissima isolate NSW1024214 ecotype Mountain lineage chromosome 3, Tspe_v1, whole genome shotgun sequence. Encoded proteins:
- the LOC122654294 gene encoding probable E3 ubiquitin-protein ligase ZFP1: MGHRHLFGKSQLFDMEPDQSRNHIPAEQPFVHLGRVGHPENGSVVFPVESISTTGVTSASQWNSASRSNDYPSSSISMEVPHYRPASGGSSYDPFLQPSAVGSYCPASQNYTHHASSSSYYRDTIHGVEGSAVNPTVGGGRGSRKRKSPAISMVCERGSSSRYYNTGSSSDVRISPNVQQEKPNLHSQHWVWDPISINSSYRGGSLSIGNEGSQRNVRSRSALDLEANLARTHLSSSVSRHPHSSGYPIDHSGMMDLARLGVNATTQEWSHNSVSPAARGIIPALDTTSSSHETNQFLGVCNGNGSVEIGGYQNDCILSRNPAIPPQNLHGNPIQAVRSGRSGYYQSSSTPAYRASLSYPRLGHITYSSEDVLQLASETYSSRYLRSSSTVGWRSNDRNGRSRIPYERFRSLSDEAGARGRLVSEGLMIDRSAFYGSRNLFDQHREMRLDVDNMSYEELVALGERIGSVNTGLSGDTISKCMTETIYCSSDQIQEEEGTCVICLEGYKDREEVGTLNNCSHDYHVNCIKKWLSMKNVCPICKTPALTEDDDSKDE